From the genome of Gryllotalpicola protaetiae:
GCTTCTCGCCCAACATGAACTTCGTCGGCGTCTCGAACTTCGTGAAGCTGTTCCACGACACGACGTTCCTCAAGGCGCTGCGCAACAACGCCGTGCTCGCGCTCGTCGTGCCGCTCGTCACGATCGTGGTCGCGCTCGTGATCGCGATCGTCGTCACGGTCGGTGGCCCGAGTCGCGGCACCATCCGCGGCATCCGCGGCGCCGGCTTCTACCGCGTCGTCTCCTTCTTCCCCTACTGCGTGCCCGCGATCGTGATCGGCCTGATCTGGGCGCAGGTCTACGACCCCGCGGCCGGCCTGCTGAACGGACTCCTCACCGGGATCGGCCTTCACCAGTTCACGAACTTCGCGTGGCTCGGGGTCGTCGCGACCGCGATGCCCGCGTCGATGTGGGTCATCATCTGGAGCTTCATCGGCTTTTACACCGTGCTCTTCGTCGCGGCCATCAAGGGCGTGCCGGCAGAACTGCTCGAGGCCGCCCGCATCGACGGTGCAGGGCGTTTCCGCACGGCGATCTCGATCACGGTGCCGATGATCCGCGACAATGTGCAGACCGCGTACATCTACCTGGGGATCGCCGCGCTCGACGCCTTCGTCTACATGCAGGCGCTCAACCCCGGCGGCGGCCCGAACAACACGACGCTGACCATGAGCCAGGAGCTGTTCAACGTGGCCTTCCGCAAGGGCCAGTTCGGTTACGCGACGGCCATGGGGGTCGTGCTCGCCGCGGTCACGCTGCTGTTCGCCGCGATCGTCTTCACCGTCAACCGGCTGACGGGCGGCGGCGACGACGCACGTACCACTCGCGCGCGTGCGCGCGCGACCAAGAGAGGAGCCCGCGCATGACCGCGGCGACGCCCGTCGAAGGCACCGTCACGACACGTCTGCGGCTCAGCACGCAGCGGGCGAATCGAGGCGATGCCGCCGTGGCATCCGTCTCGCATGTCCTGCTCGTGGTCTGGGCGATCGTTGTGATCGTCCCGTTCCTGTGGGTGCTGCTGTCGTCGTTCAAGACGACGAAAGAGATCCTCGCCTCCCCGTTCTCGCTGCCGGCGCACTGGCAGTTCCAGAACTACGCGCACGCATGGACGGATGCCGGCATCGGCCGCTTCTTCCTCAACACGATCATCGTCGTGGGCTTCGCGCTCATCATCGTGATGCTGCTCGGGGCCATGTGCGCGTACGTGCTCGCGCGCTTCACCTTCCCCGGCCGCCGCGTCATCTACTACGCGATGCTCGCCGGCCTCACCTTCCCGCCGTTCCTCGCGATCGTGCCGCTGTTCTTCATCCTGAGGAACTTCGGGCTGCTCAACACGCTGCCCGGCCTCATCCTCACCTACGTCGCGTTCGCGCTACCGTTCACGGTGTTCTTCCTGTACTCGTTCTTCAAGCAGCTGCCTGACGACGTGTACGAGGCGGCCCTCATCGACGGCGCGGGCGACTGGCGCGCCTTCTTCCAGGTGATGCTCCCGATGGCGCGGCCGGGGCTGGCATCCGTCGCGATCTTCAACTTCCTCGGCCTCTGGAACCAGTTCCTGCTGCCGGTGGCGCTGAACTCGAATCAGAGCAACTACGTGCTGACCCAGGCGATGGCGTCGTTCGCGTCGCAGGCCGGGTATGCGGTCGACTTCGGCGCCCTGTTCGCCGCCGTGGTGATGACGGTCGTGCCGGTCCTGATCGTGTACGTCATCTTCCAGCGCACGCTCGAGGGCTCGGTCGCGGCAGGCACGTTCCGGTAATCGGTACGTTTGACGGGTGCGTCTTGTCATTGCCCCCGACTCGTTCAAGGGTTCCCTGACCGCCCGCGAGGCTGCAGAGGCGATCAGAGACGGCTGGCTCGCCGTGCGGCCAAGCGATCAGGTGGTGCTCGCGCCCATGGCCGACGGCGGCGAAGGCAGCCTCGACGCGTTCGAGGCGGCTGTTCCCGGCGCGCGCCGCGAGCCGGTCATGGCCGTCGGTCCCGACGATCAGCCCGTGCTCACGTACTGGCTGCGTCTGCCGCCGACACCCGGCCTGCCGGGCGGCACGGGCGTCGTCGAGCTCGCCGCGACGAGCGGGCTCACCCTCATGCGCTCTGGCCTGCGGCCGTTCGAGGCGCACACCTTCGGACTCGGCCAGGCGATCGCGGCGGCGCTCACGCTGGGCGTCTCACGGCTCTTGATCGCGGTCGGCGGCAGCGCGTCGAGCGACGGCGGGGTCGGTGCGCTGACCGCGATGGGGGCGAGGCTGACGGATGCCTCGGGCGCCCCCGTCTCATACGGCAATCTCGGCGCAGGCCGGGTCGCGCGGGTGTCCTTCGACGGGGTCGTCGCCCCGCCGCCCGCCGGCGCCGTGGTGCTCACCGACGTCGACAACCCGCTGCTCGGGCCGCGCGGCGCGGCCGTGGTGTTCGGACCGCAGAAGGGGGCATCGTCTGACGCCGCCATGCGGGCACTCGAGGGGAATCTCGCGCACCTGGCCGCAGTCGTCGACGGCGGGGCCGCGCTCGCCGAGACCCCTGGCGCCGGCGCGGCGGGCGGGGTCGCGTTCGGCCTGCTCGCCTGGGGCGCGACGCTGTCGCCCGGCGCCCCCGCCGTGGCGGAGGCGCTGGGGCTCGCGGGCATCGTCACCGGGGCCGACCTCGTGATCACGGGGGAGGGCCGCTTCGACGGGCAGTCCGAAGCAGGCAAAGCGCCGACCCAGGTCGCCTCGATCGCGCGTGCGGCCGGGGTGCCGACGGCCCTCGTGGCGGGTGCGATTCAGGCATCCGTCGCCCGATTCTCGGCTGCCGCCTCGCTCAGCGAGCTGGCCGGCTCGACCGCCGCGGCCCTCGCCGAGCCGGCGCGCTGGGCCCGCGAGGCGGGCGCGACGCTCGCGCGGAGCGTGTAACGCGAAAGGGGGCAGACCTTGCGATCTGCCCCCTGACCTGATGATTTATCCCCAGGTGTGGACTACCTGAGGATATCTCGCGTCTGTTTACTTCGTGTTCAACAACGGGTCGGCGTAGCGGTGGTACTCCGCCGAGATCTCCGGGCGGAAATCAGGGGCGGGGGATGCCGAGACCGACACGGCCCACGACGGGCGCTCGCCCGTGAGAGCCCACGCGGCCTGCACCGCGCCGCCGTCGGCGACGTACTCGCCCGGCTCGGGGATGACCACCGGTGCGTCGAACACCTGCGCCGCCACCGCCTGCACCGCCGGGTTCTGCGCCGCGCCGCCGATGAGCAGAACGCGGTGCACCTCGACGCCCGCGTCGCGCACGGCGTCGAGCCCCGCGCCGAGGCCGGAGAGCATGCCCTCGATCGATGCGCGGGCGAGGTTCTCGCGCGTGGTCGATGCGATCGACAGGCCGTGGAGGCTCGCCTTCGCCTCGGGCAGGTTCGGGGTGCGCTCGCCTTCGAAGTACGGCACGAGCACGACGCCGCCGCTGCCCGGCTCTGCCGCAAGCGCCAACTCCGAGAGCTCGTCGAAATCGACGCCCAGCAGCTTCGACGTCGACACGAGCACGCGCGCCGCGTTCAGCGTCGTGATGATCGGCAGGTACTTGCCTGAAGCGTCGGCGAAGCCGGCGACCGTTCCCGACGCATCGGCGGTCGGCTGCTCGGCCACCGCGAAGACCGTGCCGCTCGTGCCGAGCGACACCGCCACATCACCTGGGGCGAGGTTGAGGCCGAGGGCCGCCCCGGCGTTGTCGCCGGCGCCTGGGCCGACGAGCACGCCGGCCGGAGTGGTGCCCGCGGCCTCACCGGGGCCGAGCACCCGCGGCAGCACCACGTCGCGGCGGCCAAGCGCGCGCTCGAGCAGCTCGAGGTCGTAGTCGCCCGTGAACGGCGACCAGTAAGCGGTGCCCGACGCGTCGGACCGATCGGTCACGAGCGCGTCGAGCACCGGCCCGAGCTCGGATTCGCCGGCCGGGCCGTAGCCGAGCAGGCGCCAGGTCAGCCAGTCGTGCGGCAGCGCGACCGCGGCGACGCGCGCGGCGTTCTCCGGCTCGTTGTCCCTGAGCCACCGCAGCTTCGTCGCGGTGAACGAGGCGACGGGCACCAGGCCGGCGCGCTTCGCATAGGCATCCGCCCCGACCTCGTCCGTCAGCGCGGCGGCCGCGCCCGCCGAGCGGGTGTCGTTCCAGAGCAGCGCGTCGCGGATGACGCGGCCCTCTGCGTCGAGCACGACCATGCCGTGCTGCTGCCCCGCGATCGAGATCGAGGCGACATCGCCGAGACCGCCGGCGGACTCGATCGCCTCGTTCAGTGCGGCCCACCACGCGGCGGGGTCGACCTCGGTGCCGTCGGGGTGCGAGGCGCGGCCGCTGCGCACGAGCGCGCCGGTTTCGAGGTCGCGGATGACGATCTTGCAGGACTGCGTCGACGAGTCGACGCCGGCGACGAGGGTCACAGGGGCTCCTTCGAGTTCTACAGGCAACAAACAGTTAGCGCGTCGGCGGCAATCAGGCTGCCGCCGACGCGCTCGCGGCTGAGAGCCGCACTGCGGCTCTCAGCCGCGAGCGCCGAGCAGGTGCTCGGTGGCCAGCTGCTGGATGCGCACAAAGCCGAAGCCCTTGCCGCCGAGGTAGGCCTCGGTGTCGAAGTCCTCCCACGCGGTGCGGTCGGCCTTGAGCGAGTCGATCGTCTCGCCGTCGTTGAGCGTGTTCTTCTCGAGCTCGAACACCTTGGCGGCCTCAAGGGCCTCCTGCACCTCGGGGTCGGCGCGGAAGGCCGCGGCGCGCTCCTTGAGCAGCAGGTAGGTCTGGATGTTGGCCTTGGCCGAGTCCCACACGCCGGTCTCGTCCTCGGTGCGGCTCGGCTTGTAGTCGAAGTGGCGGGGGCCGGTGTAGGCCTGGCCGCCGTTCACGCCGCCGTTCTCGAGCAGGTCGACGAGGGCGAAGGCGTTGTGCAGGTCGCCGTGGCCGAACGCGAGGTCCTGGTCGTACTTGATCGAGCGCTGGCCGTTGAGGTCGATGTGGAAGAGCTTGCCGTGGTACAGCGCCTGCGCGACACCCGAGGTGAAGTTGAGGCCCGCCATGGTCTCGTGGCCGACCTCGGGGTTGAGGCCCACGAGCTCGGGGTGCTCGAGCGAGTCGATGAACGCGATCGCGTGGCCGAGCGTCGGCAGCAGGATGTCGCCGCGGGGCTCGTTCGGCTTCGGCTCGATCGCGAACTTGATGTCCCAGCCCTGCGAGAGGACGTAGTCGCCGAGGAAGTCGACGGCCTCCTTGTAGCGCTCGAGCGCGGCGCGGATGTTCTTGGCGCCGTCGTACTCTGCACCCTCGCGGCCGCCCCACATGACGAAGGTCTTGGCGCCGAGCTCGACACCGAGCTCGAGCTGACGCAGGATCTTGCGGATCGTGTAGCGGCGTACGGCGCGGTCGTTCGAGGTGACGCCGCCGTCCTTGAACACGGGGGCCGAGAAGGTGTTGGTGGTGACCATCGGAACGATGAGGCCGGTGTCGGCGAGTGCCTTCTTGAGGCGGCCGATGTAGGCGTCGCGCTCCGAGTCGCTCGAGCCGAACGGGAACAGGTCGTCGTCGTGGAAGGTCAGGCCGTAGGCGCCGACCTCGGCGAGCTTCTCGACCACGTGCTCGATCTCGAGGTGGTTGCGGGTGGGGCCGCCGAACGGGTCGGTGCCGTTGTAGTTCACGGTCCACAGACCGAACGAGAACTTGTCCTCGCGGGTGGGGGTGAGAGTCATCGTGTTTGCCCTTCAACTTCCATGGTGAGGTGGACAGTTTGATTTTGTTGTTGCGATAAACATATCGCGGATCGAGCAGAAGTTCCAGCGGGGGACACCTCGTAATCGCCTGCGAATCCCCGCAGGCCGAAGCGCCCGTCCGCATCCGTTCTCACGGTCGTCGCCGGCAGCCACCACTCGTCCTTGATGAGCGAGTGCAGCGCGTCGTAGCCGGGCTTGGGCGAGCCGTCGGCGCGAACGAGGCCGATGGGGGCGCCGAGCCACGCCCCGGCATCCGTGATGCCCCAATAGGTGATCGCCTCGACCTGCGGGTGCCCGACCAGCGAGCGGTAGTGGCGCGCGAGCTCGTCGGCCTGCCGCGCCTCGCCCTCTTCGGTCGACGGCCACGACGGAATCCGATAGTCGTTCAGGTCGCGGATCTCGGGCGGCATCAGGTGCCCTGAGACGAGCGACGACTCGGTCAGGTGCAATGGCAGCCCGTAGCGCGCGAAGCGATCGACCATCGCGAGCATCGTGTCTTCGCCCCAGTAGCCCTGATGCATGTGGGTCTGAAGCCCGATGGCATCGATCCGGATGCCTGCCTCGAGCACCCCTTCGATCAGGCACTCGTACGCGCTCGACAGGTCGAAGTCGTTGAGCAGCAGCGTCGCGCGCGGGTTGGTCGCCTGCGCCTCCTCGAAGGCCATGCGGATCATCGCGATGCGCCCCTTGGCGCGCGCGAGCGGTGTGATCGCGTTGTCGCCGTTGTCGAACACGGGCATGATCACGACCTCGTTGATCGCGTCCCACGTGTCGATCAGACCCGCGAAGTCGGCCACCTCGCGGCGGATGCGCTCGCGCTGCAGCCGCTCGACCTCATCGAGCGGCCTGCCGAGCAGCCAGTCCGGCTGCACCGTGTGCCAGACGAGCGGATGCCCCTTGAGCGACACTCCCCGATCGTGCAGGTACTGCGCCGTGTTCCGCAGTCGAGCGGTGTCCGGCGCGCCCTCGCTCTGCTCGAACCGGCCCCAGTAGAACGGGAGCGTCGCCCAGTTGAACAGGCTCGTGTACAGCTCGGCGAGCTCGGCATCGCCCGCCTTCGGCGTGCCGTTCGCGAGCTCGATGAAGTCGAAGCCGATGTTGCCGAATCCGAAGGCATGCCGCGTCTGTGCGACGGTCACCCCGGCGTCGGCGATCGGATTCCCGCTCTGGTCCGTCAAGGTGACGACCGCTTGCCCGAGACGGTGGCTCGGCTGGCTGGCTCGGCTGGACGCGAACTCCATCGGCGGTCGTCGACTCCTCATTGCAATGTCGAACTGCACTTTCGGTGCGCGCTGACCGTATCACCGGCTGGCGACGTCAGAAAGACCCGTCGGTCCCGGCCCCCGAGATCTTCCTCAGGCGGCTCTCACCGAGAGCGCGGCGGCGCCGTGCTGTCGCGCACGACGAGCGAGCCGAGCAGGTGCTCGTGGCGCCGCCCGCTCTCGTGGCCGGACAGCAGGTCCAGCAGCATCCGGAACGCCTCGGCGCCCATCTCGTGCAGCGGCTGCGCGAAGGTCGTGAGGCGCGGCTCGGATCGGCCGGACTCGGGGATGTCGTCGAAGCCGATGATCGACACGTCCTGCGGGACGCGCAGGCCGAGCTCCTTCGCGGCCGCGATCGCGCCGAGCGCCGACAGGTCATTTCCGGCGAAGATCGCGGTCGGCGGGTCGGAGCGCTCGAGCAGTTCGAGCGTGCGCTCGCGGCCCTCTTTGCGGCGGTACTCGCCGTCGACCACGAGCTCGGGATCGAAGGGGATGCCGGCCGCTTCGAGCGAGGCGCGGAAGCCCTGCTCGCGCAGGTGGGACGACTCGAGGTCTGCACGGCCGCGCAGGTGCGCGATCCGCGTGTGCCCCAGCGACAGCAGGTGGTCGGTGACGGCGCGGGCGCCGCCGGCGTTGTCGGAGTCCACCGTCGCGGGGCCGCCGCGACCCGTGTGCGGGTCGATCGCGACGACGGGCACAGAGGTCTCGGGCATGAGCACGGTCGGGGTCACGAGGATCGCACCGTCGACAAGGGTGCCGGCGAGCCGTGAGAGCGAGCGGCGCTCCCAGCCGTCACGCGGCGAGTCCTCTGCCCAGCCGGCGTAGGCCAGCAGCTCGTAGCCGGTGCCGTGCGCGGCCGCCCCGATGCCCTTCAGCAGCTCGGCCGAGTACGGCTCGAACTCGGTGATGAGCACGCCGATGACGTTGGTCTTGCTGCGGCGCAGGCTCGCCGCGATCAGAGACGTCTCGTAGCCGAGCTCGTTGACGATGCCCATCACGCGCTCGAAGGTCGCGGGGGCGACGCCGTAGCGGCCGTTCACGACTTTGGAGACGGTGGCGACCGAGACGCCGGCTGCGCGTGCGACGTCGGTGATGGTCACCCGTCCCAGAACGGGCGGGACACCAGCATCCACGCTCATAGAAACAAACCGTACCGCAGTCTGAGAGCCGTTCTCAGCAACGGCGAGTAGGGATATAAAACGTTATCGACAACGTTTGACAAACGAGGTCGAGATCACGGATGCTTTTAGCCGCGGTCGCAACAAATTCCGCAAAGTCACCACAGCGTCAACGACGACAACACAAGGAGTTTCCACAATGATGAGGAAAGCAACGGGCGCGGCGGTTGTCGCGCTCGGTCTGGGCGTCGCCCTTGCTGCCACCGGCTGCGCCGGCTCCGGCAGCAACAGCGGTTCGTCCTCCGACGGCGGCAAGGTCACCTTGACCGTCTGGGACAACTCGACCACGGGCCCCGGCGCGCAGTACTTCTCGGACGCGGCCAAGGCCTTCGAGGCGGCCCACCCGAACGTGACCGTCAAGGTCCAGTCGATCCAGAACGAGGATCTGGACGGCAAGCTTCAGACGGCGCTGAACTCGAACTCCGCGCCGGACATCTTCCTGCAGCGCGGCGGCGGCAAGATGCAGGCCATGGTCGACGCAGGCCAGATCCAGGCGATCGACCTGTCCTCCACCGCCAAGACCGACGCCGGCGCCGCCGCACTCGCCGGCGAGTCGATCGACGGCAAGGTCTACGCCGTGCCGCTCGACTTCCTGCCCGAGGGCATCTACTACAGCCAGGACCTGTTCAAGCAGGCCGGCATCACCGAGACCCCGACGACCATCGCCGAGCTCGAGGCCGACGTCGCCAAGCTGAAAGGGATCGGCGTCGCGCCTATCGCCGTCGGCGCCAAGGACGCATGGCCCGCCGCGCACTGGTACTACAACTTCGCCCTGCGCGAGTGCAGCCAGGACGTGCTGAACAAGTCCGCGAAGAGCCTCAAGTTCGACGACAAGTGCTGGAACACCGCCGGCGACGACCTGTCGTCGTTCCTCAAGACCAACCCGTTCAACGACGGATTCCTCACCACCGCCGCCCAGCAGGGCGCGGGCTCCTCGGCCGGCCTGCTGGCCAACCACAAGGCCGCCATGGAGCTCATGGGCGGCTGGGACCCGGGAGTGATCGCGTCGCTCACGCCTGACCAGAAGCCGCTGCCCGACCTCGGCTGGTTCCCGTTCCCGTCCGTTGACGGCGGCAAGGGCGACCCGACCGCGCTGCTCGGCGGCATCGACGGCTACTCCGTCTCGAAGAACGCCCCCAAGGAGGCGACCGAGTTCCTCGAGTTCCTCGTGACGAAGGACCAGCAGGAGGCGTACGCGAAGGCCTTCAACTCGATCCCCGTCAACAAGGACGCGCAGGAGGTCGTGACCGACCCCTACAACGTGTCGGCGCTGCAGGCCTTCAACAAGGCGGCCTACGCCTCGCAGTACCTCGACACCCTGTACGGCCAGAACG
Proteins encoded in this window:
- a CDS encoding carbohydrate ABC transporter permease — protein: MTSTTTTPGGAPVAARRRRPRPSWNRISFMLVFLVLPLAIFVIFVVSPFAQALYYSMTDWTGFSPNMNFVGVSNFVKLFHDTTFLKALRNNAVLALVVPLVTIVVALVIAIVVTVGGPSRGTIRGIRGAGFYRVVSFFPYCVPAIVIGLIWAQVYDPAAGLLNGLLTGIGLHQFTNFAWLGVVATAMPASMWVIIWSFIGFYTVLFVAAIKGVPAELLEAARIDGAGRFRTAISITVPMIRDNVQTAYIYLGIAALDAFVYMQALNPGGGPNNTTLTMSQELFNVAFRKGQFGYATAMGVVLAAVTLLFAAIVFTVNRLTGGGDDARTTRARARATKRGARA
- a CDS encoding carbohydrate ABC transporter permease codes for the protein MTAATPVEGTVTTRLRLSTQRANRGDAAVASVSHVLLVVWAIVVIVPFLWVLLSSFKTTKEILASPFSLPAHWQFQNYAHAWTDAGIGRFFLNTIIVVGFALIIVMLLGAMCAYVLARFTFPGRRVIYYAMLAGLTFPPFLAIVPLFFILRNFGLLNTLPGLILTYVAFALPFTVFFLYSFFKQLPDDVYEAALIDGAGDWRAFFQVMLPMARPGLASVAIFNFLGLWNQFLLPVALNSNQSNYVLTQAMASFASQAGYAVDFGALFAAVVMTVVPVLIVYVIFQRTLEGSVAAGTFR
- a CDS encoding glycerate kinase, whose product is MRLVIAPDSFKGSLTAREAAEAIRDGWLAVRPSDQVVLAPMADGGEGSLDAFEAAVPGARREPVMAVGPDDQPVLTYWLRLPPTPGLPGGTGVVELAATSGLTLMRSGLRPFEAHTFGLGQAIAAALTLGVSRLLIAVGGSASSDGGVGALTAMGARLTDASGAPVSYGNLGAGRVARVSFDGVVAPPPAGAVVLTDVDNPLLGPRGAAVVFGPQKGASSDAAMRALEGNLAHLAAVVDGGAALAETPGAGAAGGVAFGLLAWGATLSPGAPAVAEALGLAGIVTGADLVITGEGRFDGQSEAGKAPTQVASIARAAGVPTALVAGAIQASVARFSAAASLSELAGSTAAALAEPARWAREAGATLARSV
- the xylB gene encoding xylulokinase, encoding MTLVAGVDSSTQSCKIVIRDLETGALVRSGRASHPDGTEVDPAAWWAALNEAIESAGGLGDVASISIAGQQHGMVVLDAEGRVIRDALLWNDTRSAGAAAALTDEVGADAYAKRAGLVPVASFTATKLRWLRDNEPENAARVAAVALPHDWLTWRLLGYGPAGESELGPVLDALVTDRSDASGTAYWSPFTGDYDLELLERALGRRDVVLPRVLGPGEAAGTTPAGVLVGPGAGDNAGAALGLNLAPGDVAVSLGTSGTVFAVAEQPTADASGTVAGFADASGKYLPIITTLNAARVLVSTSKLLGVDFDELSELALAAEPGSGGVVLVPYFEGERTPNLPEAKASLHGLSIASTTRENLARASIEGMLSGLGAGLDAVRDAGVEVHRVLLIGGAAQNPAVQAVAAQVFDAPVVIPEPGEYVADGGAVQAAWALTGERPSWAVSVSASPAPDFRPEISAEYHRYADPLLNTK
- the xylA gene encoding xylose isomerase, with amino-acid sequence MTLTPTREDKFSFGLWTVNYNGTDPFGGPTRNHLEIEHVVEKLAEVGAYGLTFHDDDLFPFGSSDSERDAYIGRLKKALADTGLIVPMVTTNTFSAPVFKDGGVTSNDRAVRRYTIRKILRQLELGVELGAKTFVMWGGREGAEYDGAKNIRAALERYKEAVDFLGDYVLSQGWDIKFAIEPKPNEPRGDILLPTLGHAIAFIDSLEHPELVGLNPEVGHETMAGLNFTSGVAQALYHGKLFHIDLNGQRSIKYDQDLAFGHGDLHNAFALVDLLENGGVNGGQAYTGPRHFDYKPSRTEDETGVWDSAKANIQTYLLLKERAAAFRADPEVQEALEAAKVFELEKNTLNDGETIDSLKADRTAWEDFDTEAYLGGKGFGFVRIQQLATEHLLGARG
- a CDS encoding endo-1,4-beta-xylanase encodes the protein MTDQSGNPIADAGVTVAQTRHAFGFGNIGFDFIELANGTPKAGDAELAELYTSLFNWATLPFYWGRFEQSEGAPDTARLRNTAQYLHDRGVSLKGHPLVWHTVQPDWLLGRPLDEVERLQRERIRREVADFAGLIDTWDAINEVVIMPVFDNGDNAITPLARAKGRIAMIRMAFEEAQATNPRATLLLNDFDLSSAYECLIEGVLEAGIRIDAIGLQTHMHQGYWGEDTMLAMVDRFARYGLPLHLTESSLVSGHLMPPEIRDLNDYRIPSWPSTEEGEARQADELARHYRSLVGHPQVEAITYWGITDAGAWLGAPIGLVRADGSPKPGYDALHSLIKDEWWLPATTVRTDADGRFGLRGFAGDYEVSPAGTSARSAICLSQQQNQTVHLTMEVEGQTR
- a CDS encoding LacI family DNA-binding transcriptional regulator — encoded protein: MSVDAGVPPVLGRVTITDVARAAGVSVATVSKVVNGRYGVAPATFERVMGIVNELGYETSLIAASLRRSKTNVIGVLITEFEPYSAELLKGIGAAAHGTGYELLAYAGWAEDSPRDGWERRSLSRLAGTLVDGAILVTPTVLMPETSVPVVAIDPHTGRGGPATVDSDNAGGARAVTDHLLSLGHTRIAHLRGRADLESSHLREQGFRASLEAAGIPFDPELVVDGEYRRKEGRERTLELLERSDPPTAIFAGNDLSALGAIAAAKELGLRVPQDVSIIGFDDIPESGRSEPRLTTFAQPLHEMGAEAFRMLLDLLSGHESGRRHEHLLGSLVVRDSTAPPRSR
- a CDS encoding extracellular solute-binding protein, whose product is MMRKATGAAVVALGLGVALAATGCAGSGSNSGSSSDGGKVTLTVWDNSTTGPGAQYFSDAAKAFEAAHPNVTVKVQSIQNEDLDGKLQTALNSNSAPDIFLQRGGGKMQAMVDAGQIQAIDLSSTAKTDAGAAALAGESIDGKVYAVPLDFLPEGIYYSQDLFKQAGITETPTTIAELEADVAKLKGIGVAPIAVGAKDAWPAAHWYYNFALRECSQDVLNKSAKSLKFDDKCWNTAGDDLSSFLKTNPFNDGFLTTAAQQGAGSSAGLLANHKAAMELMGGWDPGVIASLTPDQKPLPDLGWFPFPSVDGGKGDPTALLGGIDGYSVSKNAPKEATEFLEFLVTKDQQEAYAKAFNSIPVNKDAQEVVTDPYNVSALQAFNKAAYASQYLDTLYGQNVGNAMNTAVVNLLAGKGSASDIVKDTNAAAAKG